TTACTAACTCACTTGTCTCTTCATTGGTAATCTAGTATGTTGGAGGTGAAATTCACTTCAGAATGAAGCGCGCTCATGAATACTTTCTGTGAGATTAAACAAATTGTTGCCAGTGAATACGTGAAGATCTATTTCTTATATGATGGTAAACGGATCAAACCAGAGGATACCCCTAATCAAGTAATTTCTTCTAAACTTACTATTATGATTCACAAgtgttttccattttttttgtttttctttagtttGAGATGTTTTATTTTATATACGAGTTGCTGTTGCAGCTTGGAATGGAAGATGAGGGGATGAAATTGATTTCTTCATGGAGATGTCTGGCGGTGGTTATTGAAGAAGCCACAAAATGCGAAGAAGATTCTAGTAGCTTGTATTTTTCTTCTACCACTTTCTTCTCTACTGTTCTTGTGTTGTCCCGTCTCGCACAGCTTCAATTTGGTTAAGCAAGAAAATGATGAGTGATTCTCTGTGCATCTGAGATAAGTAAATGAGGGTCATTCTTTGTGTTCATCAAGAGACAACAGCTTATAATTTTACTAATAACTAATTCAAGTTCTAACTGATATCCCCATTCTAAACAACCAATCTTCATGAGCTACATTTGCACTGCACTAGTCGCATTATTCACCATTAGCTGCACATGAGGGAATGAAGAGAACACAAAGAACCCACTTTAGACCCTCCAATCTCCATAGATCTATGGAAGTGTGGTAATATCTAGTTGAGATAAACTGAAACAAGATATCACCTGGAACATTTCACCGGTTCAATCAGAAACATGTATGTTATAATTGTCAGGAAGAGCATGCTTTTGTCTGCATCTAGAAAGTGTGAACATGATATTATCACCCGCATCTACAAAGTATGAACATATGACATTGTAACCCCAGGAAAATACAATTAAATCCGCCTGCGTTACAACTTGTATTGGTacctataaaattatttatttcattCATGAAAAGAAAAATCCGTACACCTATCAATTTGTGATGCATAGAATTAACCCCCAGCCACAACAAATCCGTCACGGACGGCCTTATCAAGTTGACGGCTTCATGCAAGAGAAGAACCTCCGGGGCCAGGACAAAATTTGGAAATCTAAACTActtatatttgacttgaattttgGTAAAGTTAAAAACTAAAGACCTGCATTTTTCTCTATCATTTTGAACATTACATAGGTCCTTGCGCCGAGGATTCAAAATTTCAGTAAAGTATATTTCCAAAGAACAAGAAAACATACATACAAGATCTTTGGAAACAGCATCGAAATCTCTATTTTTGTAAGTAGCCTTAGCGCCAACAGGCTTTTTCGAATCGCTGGACCCACCCCCAAGCAAATGGACTCATCTCTGGTCTAGCCCTGTCATCGGAATCACATACATGATTAATAAACGACAAATGACAAGAACAATTACTGGAGAATAACAGTTAAATCTAGTTTAGTACAGGATACTTGGGGTATCCCCCCAAGTAAACCTAGCAATACATAAATATAAATGAAGGATATAGAAACATACTACTAgggtatctcctcaaggaaccgTTTCCATTCAACGAAATGGGAGCAAGCCTTCCTTCTTGACCTAATGACAGGATCTCCTGCATTCTTTCGGGCCAATCTGAATTCAATCTCCTAGCAAAATCCTCTACTTCCCTGCAATTGGAAGATCACACAATTTAATAAATAAGAAATACTATCTGAAAAAACAGATATATGATAATATgtcgtccgaccaagctagaTACCAAGAGCTAGTCATAGCACAACAGTTCACAATGAAGGCAAATGTAGTAAACAATGAAAAAAGACACCAAAACAGTCAAAATGTTTACACTATATGAGAATAATTGATCAAACGAATAGGACAAGCACAAATCATCATACGACCAGGATCAtgggaacaaaaagaaaaactgaaaGGAGAGGGTGGGAACATGAACGAGTTACAACATGGTAGTATTCTTCAAGTTGCAAGTCACATAAATAAACTGGGATGataagctaatggagttgctgaacaGATAGCAACAGAAGCACCAAAACTCTAGTCTTTTCTGgactaagaaaagaaaataagtgTACTAATACAAGCCCCTTATTAGTCTCAAAACAACTAATAGGAGGACAAACAGTATTTTACCTGATCACCTAGTTTAGGAAGCTAAACAATTGAAAGTTAATATTAATAACAAAATTAACCATAAgtcccacacccacacccacacccacccCCATCTTACCTATCAAGTTCTTCCTTCATCGCGGGGTCTAGCTCATCGTCGTcgatatcatcatcaaaatcaattttaGTTAAGTCATCTGCTAAATCTAGGAATTCTGAAGTCTGACTAGAACTGATGCTGATTTCACCATTTAAGCGTGCAGAAGGAAGAGCATCAGCTTCCTGAGACACATGTATATCCACAGTTCAAAAATACTGGTTTGCATACATTGATAACTTGCCTAAAATTTACCATTTTCTCACTAACCTTCTTTTCTTTACCATTGTTCAAACATGGGTCTTTTGGCTGATCTTTCTTTTTAcggtttttctttttatgtttagGAGCTTTAGCCGCCTTCGAATCtgtggaagaaaagaaaaatgatactCAGATGAAGCACGTTATAGGACAATAGAAAATGGGGCAATACCATAAATAGAAAGTAATCTTTGGGCATCAGTAGCCATTTCCCAAGTACGACATGTGAAATTAATCAAGATTAGCACAGATATTTACCCACTCTAAATAAAGCCAGGCATTCAAAACATTAGCACTTAGTTCTTGCTAAAATTTGCAATCTTGAACAGCTTTAATTTACAAGACAATAAAGAATATGCctgaaagaaaatatattgaagtaCATGAATTCTAAGTGTGCTGAGTACTTCACTCAAGAATACCTTCGCCTCCACCATTGATAAACGACAACAGTTCATCAACTGAGCGTTCGTCCACCCGCTCTTCTTCAACCTCAGCAGTCTGCAACATATAGAGGACCTAGTTATAAAAGGTATGTatctatttgagaaaatatgaatgcAGATTTGAATCAACAACTCTAACATTGTAACCAATACACTGACAAGAAAGAAACAAAGGCCCCATTTGCTATCCTTCACACATTAATAAGTTGCAAGCCTAAAAGTAATCAACAGAGAAACTTTTTGGTCCACAAAAGCCAATAGGAAATTTTATGCAATAGTTGCTTATTCAATTATGAATGTAACATCTTAGTATCAAAAATAAAGTATCCAGTTCACCTTCTGCTTTTCCTTCTCCTTTAATTCTTTCCTCTTTCTGGCATAAAGTCGATTAAGCAGCCTGATTCGCGGATCATCAGCTGTGTTTCTTAAAGGCTCCAGCTTCTCCTCCTAGAAACATAAAAATCCACATGAGCAACAAAGTGGAAGGAAGAAAAAATACCCAGAGTTGCAATACGAGGATAACGTAGAAAATACCTCTGTGAGATCATCAGGCAAGTGAAATGTCTCACGAATCTCCTCAGGTGTTTTCCCTTCAATCATCCGAGCAAGAGCTCGGCTGGTGAGATCAACCAAAGGTTTTAGTTGTAAACTGTCAGCAGCAGACGTCAACTCACATAACCTTTTTGTATCAATTCGGATGAACTTCTCATCAAAAGATTTACGCTCCTGGCCACAGGCACACTCACTTATTACTTATATTTTCAAATTAGTTCTATCAGGACTCGACACTGCTAATAAAAGCTAGGGGACAGATAAAAGCATCCAATTTAAAAAAATTATGGAAGAGAGGCCAAACCTTATTAGAGTGACCCGGTACTTGATGGAACCGGCAATAATCGAGTATTAAGCTTAATATAGCTGTATTTACTCGTTGGGGAAGTGAAATAGCGCAGTTCTTAGTTGATCCCATGCTATTTTGTAGCACTTCCCTGCAAATCATTGGGCTGAACATAGCAACCTCTTCTTCTACTTGCTGGATTGAGCCATCAGAAGTTTGTATCCAAATATAAGACTTCATAGCCTAAGGTTCAGACGTTTAAAAAAAACAATATCAgtaaaatattaaataaaaacAATACCACAAGACTCTAAGAAGGCCAAAGGGGGGAAAGAATAGGGAAAGAATCATGTCAAGAGATGGAAATAAGACATGAGTAGTCAAGCAAAATTACAAAGAAAGCCCCCATCTATATATACCATCTATAATGATGGGTTTCTTAGAAGCAAAACAATAGAATTATGCAATAAACAGGTACAAGCATATGGAACATGAAGTTGGACTTTAGAACGTAGATAAACCGAGCCTAGGTTAAAAGTGATGTGCCTAAGATTAGCTACTTCTTAAACACCAAAATACCAAAACCTTTTTGTCAACACTTGAGTACCATCTAGATGATTTAAAAGGTACTGAAATAACATACAGAGAGACACTTCCACAATGGAAATTCTGCATAAGATGCTCAACCACCTCTCTCAAATTTCAGCTACTCCAACTTTCTTACTACTACGGTTTATGATATACTTCTTCAATAATGCGAATAAATTGCATCATTCATAACAATATAACTAGCAAATAAGCCAACCAGTGGGTGTGCAACTACACATGCAGAATGTATTTATCTCTAATATTACGTAGCATGGTCCCAGAACCTGGAATTCGTGATTAAAGCAAGTCCAATACCTAAGTTCGAGACCACACACCAGGCACTTATTTTCTTGGGTACCATTGAACACATACCATAAATATAGTAGCAAATATCAAAGCCAATGTTTTATGCCTTTAAGCTAAAAACAAAAGGTaacaagaaataaaaagataagcAACATTTGTTACATACCTCTGGTTTAATTATTGCCATATTGCCTTCTGACATTTGATTGTAACCTCCAAACTTTAAGAACTAGTAAAAaatgcaaaaaagaaagaaaaaagagttCTGGGCAAGTGCAGAATTGCAGCTCCAAACGCAACTAGCAAGGCAAATTTAAGCTTTCCCTTGCCAAAAGGTCGTGATTATTAAGTGGATAAAGATTCTTCACCGATGACACCCACAGTGGTACATTTCCTAATCCCACAAACATGACTTTCAGCACCTTCGTGCTGGCGAGGCTCTTGATATCTTGTCAATTGACTCATGCGTAAAAGTGAAATGGCGCGAATTTGAATCATGCAAGAGAATGCAAATAAGGTCTTCCTAGCTTCAGTAGATTAACAACCTGAAAAGCAAAGCAAGTAAATAAATAATAGGTAAAGATCAGCAGAAAAATTTTGGTATTATCCCATGGTTCTAACTTACTGGATGCTTGGAGAGTGAAACAGCAAACACAAACTCCAAGTAGTGGGAATTCATAATAATGGAATTGGAAAGATCAACACTGCAATCTAAATAATGAACACGATAAATAAGCAGGAGGAAGTTCCCTCGGGTACCCAAGTGCACCTAATTTCCAGCTAAGTCGAGATATTCAGACATGGATAACAAAGATCACAGCGCCAAAGGTCTACTAGTAAATCTCGTAATCTAAATTTCGCATGTATGAATAACCTAGCCATCACTTAGAGAAGATACAGAAAGGAGTTTCTTGTACTCCTTATTTCTATGTTGCTAGTTGGAAGGATGTATGATATAGAGGATAACAAGAATCATTGCGATAAACAGGGTAAATAACGTACTTCTCACAAGGCTAATCCAGAGGAGACTTTCGTCTCACTACTGGGAGATCCATATTTGGCATATTGGAAACCACATGTAAGGAAACCCTAAGATAGTTGAATAAGTAACATTTGTCAAAAAAGGACTGTTTAGATTCCTATAACAGTATCCATCTTATCTAAAGAAATCTATCCAATTATTGAGTTAGGATTATGTACAAACATGGAAGTTTCTGTTCCCCATTACTGAAACGACTTACACCACAAAAAGGAAATCTTAACCTAAGGAATTAACTTGACATTCAACAAACCAACACATAGCCTAATGAAAATAGGGAAACCACACATTCAACACCCAACGCAAAACCTAGAATTTCACAATAAACACTCATGGAAATGCATACTAATAAACATACTACGCCCCAATCTACCCCACTAAAGATCATCAATCCACTCACACAGACACAGTAAGACTAGACTACAATCAAGATAACATAAAAACACAAATTCTTGTTCCTTCCCACTCTAGTCCAACTACCCAATCAAATGAATATAtatgcaaaactaaaaaaaaacacaTTCAATTGAAATCAACAGCTACTACCACATAAACCCATAAGCACAAATAAATACAAatgctaaaaaaaaaacaaacctaaCCCCCAAACTCATCAAAAATGCTCTGTTTAATCCACAAAAACCTTCTTTTTCATCATACAAATCCCATTATCAACAAAATTAAACTAAACCCATTAACAATAATCAACAATTATACAAAACCCATCATAAGAATCCCCATAAAAAAAGATATATACCTGGTAAAACAGAGAATGAATGCTAGGAATAATGAGGAAGACGAAATCAAAAAGGTTTGAATTTATTTTTCTCCGCAGAGGGTTTGGCGCGACGaagaaggttgaagaagaaagggGATAATGAATGAGAATGAGGACAGGAAGTGatgaaattgggtgatttctGTTTTTCTCTTAGGGTTTCggctttttgatttttttttacggcCGCTGTGTATATCTGTTTCTTCGGCTTCTACCCTCTTTTTTTCTTTACTTCGTATCGTTTTTTTAAAATGTCGTAACatttattttctattaaaggCAAACACGTTTTTTACTTTTCGggtgataattagggtttttctttttaattttgtgtGTATCATGACACGTGTCGCTTTGTTTTAGGGACTAGTCATCCACAATTTCTTCCTGGGGTCCAAATTGGggtgtattatttctttttgatttttttgtaagGGCTAGTCATCAACAATTTGTTCAGGCTTTGGGTCCATTAGTAGGTAAGAAGAATTTTTTGTGATACATTCATTTGATTTGGTCACCAAAAGAATGTGGCTTCCAAACATATTGGTTCAATTGAAAGTATTGTTATCCCATACGAAATAAACAAAGAAGAAGCTATGTATTTGATGAAATTGTTGGTATTATTGCAAAGTTGGTGAAAAGGAGAAAACGTTTActagaaagaaaatcctaaaaccgCTGAAATCTCTAAATGAAGAGATATGAGATGGTGTTAGAATCACATGTGTTAACTCATTAAAATCTTGACATGCAAAACTCATAATGACAAAATCTTGactaagggaaaagagtacaacgcgatatATCCAGAAAGCtataacaaaattaaaattacCTAGAAAGATAAAATTACATCCATaattctttaaattcaaaaaaacCTTCGTTCTCTATCGGTACCCAATAAAATGTCTTCTAAAGTTAGCAGCTTGTATGTCgccacaaacaagttgtgaaagATCAATGCCATCATTCATgataaaattatcaaaatatgGTGTTGAGCCCTTCTATAGGATAGTATATTCCTCTGACTGACGATTGAGTATTACTTTTGAG
The nucleotide sequence above comes from Papaver somniferum cultivar HN1 chromosome 8, ASM357369v1, whole genome shotgun sequence. Encoded proteins:
- the LOC113304839 gene encoding SKP1-like protein 21, giving the protein MSEGNMAIIKPEAMKSYIWIQTSDGSIQQVEEEVAMFSPMICREVLQNSMGSTKNCAISLPQRVNTAILSLILDYCRFHQVPGHSNKERKSFDEKFIRIDTKRLCELTSAADSLQLKPLVDLTSRALARMIEGKTPEEIRETFHLPDDLTEEEKLEPLRNTADDPRIRLLNRLYARKRKELKEKEKQKTAEVEEERVDERSVDELLSFINGGGEDSKAAKAPKHKKKNRKKKDQPKDPCLNNGKEKKEADALPSARLNGEISISSSQTSEFLDLADDLTKIDFDDDIDDDELDPAMKEELDREVEDFARRLNSDWPERMQEILSLGQEGRLAPISLNGNGSLRRYPSRLDQR